tgctgtggagggtggaccatatactgagccatcatgtcgatggttctctgcagaccagctagagtagctgccatggggtccatgggaccctgtgccataaaggactgtTCCTGTACTGGGgttggctgctcctctacttgagcagctctaggcctcctaccccgcctcctcggggcaggcgcctcatcctgtgccgacacctcgtcgggcacatctggttctggtgcagtggcagctctcctgcttctacgcattttcctgaaattcagcagcattagcccacaaaattcaaaactgcacattacacagctctatagactcatatttatacataacatatggagcagaaactagaagcaaagatgacaatgcaagacgaatgtggaccctatatttccgcatgtgactcctagtagactcttcccaacactttagacaacattccctaagaatctggagcctaagctctgataccacatttgtcacgacccaacctatgggccggaccggcactaggacctgggccagcttaaagcccccgaggcccgtagtaagcctaactgttcattaacccaactctaaggcccattgggcccaaattcaagaaaacaaacggatagagtccggccataaaatggactttccaacggggagttttcgactcacccgacctgtaaacacaataaacaatccattggggagctcagctcaccctccacatactcatcaacataataataaatgggagctcagctctctcatccaatccatcaaaacagacttaaaatattaagtttacaggtccaacatgataataatattacagaccaaattcaaataattactgctaacacatgcgaaaattctaggagtaactaaaattacacaaatattaataaacaacctgcgaagtagaaaagcaggttaaccctgaacaaaatatcctcctgtggcctgtaaaaatttttgaacaggagtgagcgttcgactcagagagtaaaatatcaattttaaccataatctctataactaactgtaactaatgcaccctgtggagtgaaatgcaacatcaacatcatattcacatcatagcatcaaaaaggtaatttggagcactcacgcaccctgtagcatcaatcataatatattgggagctgatcctatacgactctcttaaatccaactcagtgccaagaagaactcaagccggactttcgcttaataaaccaaatcgagggtcccagcgaagaactcaagccgtgactacccctcgaaggaacgggtcccagcgaagaactcaagccgtgactaccccgtcctatccatagtccacaccacatcacacgcacgccaacgcacgcacactgctccaaattaccacagcaacactcatggcacattaacagttatgaatgcaacataaatcgtgcctagagtttaactacataaatatatgcatataagtgatgcatgggcatgctgaacatataataatatcgaaattacaattaaaattaatattttactcacaaacttgacgacaaattactgtggcggctgggcggaggaagaaggctgtcccggctcacctgacaattacattacatctatttaataaatttgactcaatacaaacaaagaaaaatatcaagtacgtcctaagtcgtgccgaaaatccggcagagtctcccctatacctaggacctacccaacctgcaaaagggctaaaaacgcacttctatactcgcaatccatacatcaacagttcaatcatatcacacagcccctcctgggcccatcaaatcaatcatccatcacaatacgcaaaatttcaatttagtccttattattgatcatttttgcaaaaactgcccaaacaagctctaaaaattataaaactttgccccgcggtccttagcaatattactaagctattgcaaaaagaatcgtaattttctaagctaccacgaatattttatggatttttaatcctatttaagcactagaaaattacgtaaaaacaaggttcgggtttacctttgccgattccgacttcgggaacgcgctcggggcgTCTAACAATAGGggactagccaaaacctcggcccaattcagagacttttccggtaacgggtctgtctggcccgaaatttgcagactcgatcaactgtcgaatttccgcgaatcgagaatacctacacgaagcccataacacgggggttagtacataaatttttcagaattttctaagctcat
Above is a genomic segment from Hevea brasiliensis isolate MT/VB/25A 57/8 chromosome 17, ASM3005281v1, whole genome shotgun sequence containing:
- the LOC131175267 gene encoding uncharacterized protein LOC131175267, translating into MRRSRRAATAPEPDVPDEVSAQDEAPAPRRRGRRPRAAQVEEQPTPVQEQSFMAQGPMDPMAATLAGLQRTIDMMAQYMVHPPQQQQSTAPREESYKQIINFKKLVPGTYDVSDDAYRFLDSCKQQSNYDW